Within Pygocentrus nattereri isolate fPygNat1 chromosome 17, fPygNat1.pri, whole genome shotgun sequence, the genomic segment AGTGTTTAAAACTTGTGCCAGCCACTTTAAAAACGATGTGAATCAACAAATAAGTATTCAGATAATAGTTTGTCCCCTGTGGCAATCCAAGTTCAGACAAAGGGTTTTCAAGAAAATAGACTATCCACAAAGGAACTCTGCTTAACAGATCTTAAATCATGCCTTTCCTTTAGGTTGGCTTTCTTTTTGTCTTGAGCTTTTGGCCTCATCAGTAAAAAAAAGTCCTGTTCCTTTGAATCCTGGCCCCTGAGGGTTTTTAGTTACCAGTTTTAGTTACTGTCCTTGTGTAGGGACTAGTGAGACATTTTCATCATTGTCCTCGCAAGAGACCAGGAAGACAAAATAGAAAGACAGACGGAAATGCAGTGGGCAGTGAAGCGAAGGCTCTGGTAAAGGCCTTCTTGGATGAATGGATTATTTCCAGGGAGATGAGCACAGGGAATAGAATAGAGATTGCAGAAGTGAAATGGCTTGGAGAACAAAGAAACAGGACTTGACTTGAAAGGGAAAGAACAGGATTTAACTTGTTTCACTATGATGCTtggtatctttttttttttatcaaagaGTCAAAAAGGTCCACAGGCATACAGCTGTAACTAAAGGATAGACATTCTTGTGGAACAaagctaaaaataaagaatattccCCTGTCTTCCTCTCCTGCTTGCATAAGGGGTTTTCTTTAGTTTATGAGAATAGTAAGTTTCCCAAACTGATCTTACATGACTCATTACTAAGACAATATAGATGCAGCCAGGCATTCAGTTTTTGCACAATGACATTATATTCATATTGACCCATCCAGAATTTCATTCCTCAGAGTCATCggagttttaaataaaaaagcaaaaagaacaaACCAAATCAGTAGCATCTGTTAATTTCTTTAGGTGATGGACATTCAGGCGAGAGGAGCGAGTCTGGGCTGGGTAGCACCAGTGAGAACAGTGGCAGACGAGGAgcagaaggagggagaggaaaaATCTGAGGATCCGAGCTTTAGCTATGAAGTGTCTGTCTCCTACAGTGGCAAAGATGGGAAATACAACACTGCCTACAGGTAAAGCTGGGCTGGGAAGAGGGTAAAGACGTTGTTTGCAGTTTGCACAAGGTTCAGAACTTAAGTAAACCCAAATACATGAATAGACATGACCCCAGCCATTGCAGGTTTGAATATGAAGGCCACTGCACATGTCACGTAGCGTCACACAGCAGCATTGCAGTGAGAGCAGCAATAGACATCAggttcatttttacactccgtttaaaaactgtgtaaaacttttaacataatttaatatttttggcATCCATTTCCTACTGACTGTTTTCAAGCTATTTCGTGCATCTCACTCTTGGAATTAagtatactatattgccaaaagtatttagtcacccatccaaatcattgaattcagttgttccaatcaattccatggccacaggtgtaaaccaagcacctaggcatgcagtcAGTGGAGGCtaaggcgcatagtgcgcagaatagtaattattattacttttttttaatctgtgatCATTTTAGTGAGCTGCTATTGTCTCATTTAAGTGGGTATTTTATTAAATCAGTCCTTTAcctttttctcttgcttttgtcattttgttgcAGTGGTAAGGAACTAAGCGCAACCATAGAGGACCTAAGACCAGCAACAGACTACCATGTCAGGTTTGTACTCAGGCTTTGTCTCAGTACACTTTCATTTGTGTTGATGTCTAAAAGccaaattaaattacatttgtgtATGTGCGTGTCCTCATGCGTGTACACTTGCACCTGCAGAGTGCAGGCCATGTATAACTGTTTACACGGAAACCCCTCTGAGCCTGTGAGTTTCACTACTCTGAGTTGTGAGCCTGATACCCCCAGCCCACCTCGCAAAGCCAGTGGCACGAAAAGCAGCCTTGTCCTGCAGTGGAAGGTACAAACACATGCAGCTCTGTGTCTAAGCATCTACCCAAACCTTAAATATTTTGctttgtgtgttgtgttctctgtgtaaaTATTTCGCTCTGTCTTTCACACATACTCCAAGTTTTGAGCAATCAGTAGTTGTAACATACAGAAACAGGTGAATATTCTGCTTTTTGCAGAGGTGTTTTTGAACaacttttttgttattgtaGCAGTTTATTTCCCATTCAGAGTGTCTACTGTAGACTGAGCAAATCTGTTGAACACCATGTCAATgctgttgtattttttaaatctgattATATGGTCAAATAAAATCTAGTGTTATTTATAAGCATCCACTTGATGGAAACTTCTTTAACTGTCATCATTGTTGTTCATGTAGGTCTTTAATAGCTAATAGAAAACACTCGTAGCTAATACCTTCATTGGCTAACAAACATTTTTGGCTCAGGCTACTTACCTTAAATTAAATGTCTCTGTTTCTTTCCAGGCTCCATGTGACAATGGTTCCAAAATACAAAACTACATTTTACAGTGGGATGAGGTATGGCCTTATGTACCCAGTATGTTTGTCTTACatattatgactttttctaATTGTCAGTATCTGTGTTAGATGTGTAATGTTTTCTGAAGAAAGTaatagggatgcacaatgataccAGAATCATATTGGTATCAGAAAGTGTTTGCttaaaaatattgatatttagCAGATATTTACTGGGATTACTGGGATTTGCTTTGTTGTTTCTGACCCTGGTCTGTGAAAAAATAGTCTGATTTTATGCGATTGTGTGCTATTTTCTGTGCTGCAATGCACCATCTGAACAGGGTAAGGGCACAGGAGTGTTTGAGCAGTGCTATTATGGCCCCCAGAAGCAGTATAGGGTGACCAAGCTGTCTCCTGCGACCAAATACTCATTCCGTCTGGCTGCAAAAAACGACATGGGTGTCAGGTatgacactgacactgtttCATTAGGTATTCCCAGAAGGGCTTGTTTAGCCCTGCTTTTGAGGATATTTTTTGTATAGCCTGATGAGTGTGTGCTTTCAGTAGTATgacccctctctctgtttctgtagtgagttCAGTGAACCTGTAGACATGATGACATCGTGCAGTGTCCCTGCACCCCCACTGAGGCCAGAGTTGATCCAGGCTGGGGTCACCTGGCTCTGCCTGCAGTGGAACAGGCCAGTCGGATCGCCTAAAGAAGACGATATTGGCTACGTGCTGGAAATGGAGGAAGAGGGATCGGTAAGACATTAGCACAAGTTCACACTCGTACACATCCGAGGTGTACACTTACTCCTGAAATAAATTGACTTTAAAAGTGAGTGACATGACAAACATttaacatcacaatactttgAGTTCTACATATAACTTGTATGTTTGTAGCCCAGTTTAAGCCCCATTTGAGTTGCTTTTGGACTTTCTTTTAATTTGTGTTTGTGAAAATAACCATGAAGTGTCAGACTTGACTCTGCTGGCAAAAGTTAGCAAAAATCAAGCAGAGGCTGAttaaaatgatgcatttttgCCATCCAAAAAATCAcgtttaatttgttttaattaaatttgtCATCTAACATCATTACACAACTCTAACTGGCAGCATTTAGGCAACGGATAGGTCTCTCACATGAGAGTTTCTACAGAGAGCATTTATTATACACTAGCTGTTGTTGTTTGCAGGCTGtgcatgcagttgttcagtgtccTTAAAGTTTTGACAATGCCTTTGATAATTATATATAATCGAATAATGAATAATCTCTCAGAGTGATGTATTTTCCCTTTTATTCACATACAGCTGTTTTCTGTTGCTTGCCAAGCAGTAGCTGAAGCAGTAGGCATCATTACCATACTTTTAATAGCTTTCAGGCTTTAACCTGAGCGCTTACAATCCATAGGTGTGCTGTAAACATGCACTTATTCATAGcaatttaaaatgttatgtgagtgtgttgtgAAGTCTtccaaagtatttattttagtaGCATTAGTATTTATATCCGAGGGGGAAAGCAAATTTTGATTTCCTGTATGGGAACACTGTGATGTTAAGAAAATACAATCAGttattatgaataaaaacatgaataatactacatatgaataaaaacatataGTTTTTGAGCATATCGCTACTTTAAGTTTCCACCACTCTGCCATAGATGATCATTAAAATGGCTGCTGCAAGAAGTGTTTGACTAAAATAGACGAATACTCAATGTATTATGTGATGTAAttcatcacaataatgataacgTATCATCAATCCCTCATTGGCTGCATTTGGGAAATAGGAAAGTCTCTCTTGCACCTTCACATACTAGAACTACCTAATTTGCTGCAAAGTGCTGATTGACAGTGTGTTATGGATGTGCAGGGTTATGGATTCCAGCCCAGCTACGATGGTGATGAGGTGTCATGCACAGTGAGGAATCTTCACAGGAGCACCAAGTACAAATTCAGGGTGAGAGTAACTTCCTTTTTGCTATGTACATTCTCTGTGAATGGTTAACTTTTATGTGGGTGTAAGTGAGTCATTTATCTGCTGAGCCAGTGTCATTAGACTCCAGTGGCCAGCACAACACCGCTATTGGAGCTTGTGCATGGAACTGGCCCCAGTGAGCTTACATTCATTATTCTCATCATTAGCATTTTTGGATGAAGTGTTCCTTTAACAATACTGCTGGATTCCAATCAACTCTTAAGAGACCAGCTCCTCTGCTGCTACTCCTTTTTCTGTCATTATTCTTTCATATATTCTTCCTTACTTTCTCctttcatgttgtgtttttgttacatgGCAGAGCATAAGGTGGAGCACTAGCTCACAGCTCTTTGGTGTCATCAGAGAAAGGCCTGATTGCAATTAGGTttccaaaaacaaaagtttattAATATGATCAGAGCTCCTGGGTGGAAGCTGATGAGACTCTTGTTACCTGCTGAGCAACTCTCCTCTCTTACAGCTCCATTTATATCCCATCACCATGACTGAACAGGGAGCTCCACTGACGATTGATTATAATAATGAAGCAGTATGAGCAGATTAATGATTTGTCCtagtttttgtgtatttttgggTTCTACTGGAAATGTCTAGTGCCCAAAGATGTAGCAGTGGAGTCTTCTTTGAGTATAGCAGTACTTTtatctgtgcttttttttgtggggcagtcgtgggctggaggttagggatctggccctgtgaccggaaatccccgtttgtgggatttaaaaaagtatcacttaattattaatttattttttttctgttctcgTGCTGAAATGATATTGAAAACTTAAGTATTTGCCAGTACTGATTTGATTATTATTCTTTAAATCCTGTGAAGCTTTAAAATTAGCTATTTGTAAATGAGCCATTTcactaaaaacaaacattttaaagtacAGTGAGGGGATTTGTTAattcagacacttttgtttttgctatgtAATAGGCATTGCATGGGAGAGCGAAGACTAATTTAATAGGATTTAATTCAGAGAGACGTAATGTCTTTTTAGGTTGTTCTTATAAATATGACTGGAAAATGTATGTTCTTAAGcataaacaaaaatgatttcttttttcatcatAACAGGCGAACAAAAGTGTTTgtcaaatcaacaaaaatattacatttatttcaaagcCATTGTTGACACAGTTTGAGATGTCACCGGTAAGAAGCATTTAAGTTTTTGCAGCATTGCTGTTCAGTTTTGGCTCATTCCTCTCAACAAACTGTCTTCATTTCCCCAGAGTTGCTAACGTCCATCTGATGGCCTAACAAAATCCTCCATAATTTGTAAAATTATATTCAAATCTGGAGATTGGCTAGTCCATGAAAGTCCATCTTTAAATGCCAGTCCTAATTTATTTTGATGGTATGCTTGCAAAGCTATGTTCGCCATGACagtgaaaatatgagcaaaaaaacGTTAGCATACGTTACAATTTCAGAGTTAGCTGCGtaactaataaataaacaaatactacTCAGCACCACCTTTAACTCTTAACATGTCACAGAATAATGTTAAAAGTTATAGAACTTTTTTAAGTCCCATGATGTCCCAAAGAATTCAGTTactttttgtgtgtatttgtttgccTGAACCCAACACCCTTAGTTTACATTTTGTTGCACCATAATGTGACTAAAATCTGACAACTGTAGAAAATTATTGTAGTTAGCTTGAAGAATTGCgatcatctcaaataattgtgatttGATGCTTACGTAGTAATTGTCCAGACAGGCCTTTCTTCTACCCAGATTCAGTTTATGGGCAGATGAGATTAAATTATTTTCTAATATGTACTGGTACATCACTGTtttcatgtttccttcaatgATGTTTTATGCCTCAGTACTGATTGCAGAGAAGCTGccccatatcatgatgctccTATCTCCgttcatttttcaaaacagtTCTAATTTGTCTAAATGCTTGTGTGCAAATTTTagactgtgtgttttttttttgttttgtttttttttttgttttttttagcagaaCAGTTTTCTGTGGTATGGTGGAACAGAGATGTTTAagaattcattatttaattcttCTCTGTGTAATGTTCGTGCTACTTTCAGGTCCTGACCGCTGGCTTTTCTCTTACCTTCCTTGTCATTAGTCTGAGAAAAGCTGTAGGTATAGTTCAGTGAGTTTTCCAACTGTACATTATTGAGCCAGTTTAACTGGTAGGGGTGTTTAATGCCTTTCCTGTGGATCTGTAGCATTTccatttaagtgatgtttaatGATGTGTTACCTTGTTATCTTTGTTCATGCTTATGAATACgtatgtttttgttcatattttacaAAGTACAAAGTCAAAAGGTATTATTTGAGTAAATTTTAAGTTAATGTATGTACTagaagtaaattaaataaaaacaaaagcaagcaAGTGAATGCTTGTTTTCATACACTACATCACTACATTTGCCTTTATGGCATTTATTTTCTTGGAAATTAGTTGTTACAGTTAGTGCTGCTGTGGCTTTAGGTGGCTTTGTGTTGTTTCAGGTTGCTGCATATAATGCAGAGGGGAAGAGTAACCCTAGTCCTATGTCTGAGTTCACCACAGCCCCAGACAGACCGAGCTGCCCCTGCAAACCCTCCATCAAGGGCAAACCACATCCCACCAGCTTCCGCATGACCTGGGGTGAGCTCAGCTTTGAAATTATAGCTGTACATGACTCTGTTAGGCTGtatgctttgtgttttgttacGGTCTGGTTACACCCAATGTGCTTTCCCATAGATCCTCCAAAAGATAACGGTGGGTCAGATGTGACTGAGTATGTAGTGGAACTGTCGGAAGGTCTAAGTGGTACGTCCCAGAAAATGTTGTTCATAAAGTTTTTTAAATTCCTGATTGAAGCTTGAATTGTGATAGTCATACTATAATTGTATGTGCACATTTGTATTTTAGGGTCATCTTGGGAACAGGTGTACAGGGGCTCAGcaatggagtgtgtgtgtgatgggctGAAGCCAGGTTGGTCATACCAAGCTAGGGTCTACTGCCTCAGCGAGGGAGGCCAGAGCCCGGTAAAACTCCCATATGCATTCATACATTTTAATCAAACCAGTGTTCTCTCAGACACTGATGATTTTTACATGTACAGACTTAAACAGAATTTACAGTCTCACCTTATTAGCCCAACACATGCAATCCGAGTGTCATTTTCAGAAATCTTTTTTACTCGTAATATTCCTAACTgatttctcagtttttgtcaattaaaattaaaatttgttATGTTGCTTATATCAGTTTCTCGCTTTCGTCTCCTAATCCCTGCAAAAATGGCATTGTCCATATATCTCAggtcctttttttttcccctccatgtGTGGGGTTTGCCAGAACTGAGCAGTGAGTCATGCTGGTAGGCGTAGGTTTCCACAGCACTGAAAGTGAGCATGGCTTCAGATAGCTGTCACTGCTTCTGTCATATATACTGCTTTATCCCAAATAGCAGTTTTGTTCATGATTTGTTTCGTTCATGCATTCAGACATTCTccattctgttctttttcattCATGTACAAGAGTAAAATTCTTTGTAACAAAGAGCTACAAAACATTTAAAGGCAAACAAAATACAGAATTGTCTTATTTCTTTGTATTATTAGTATTGTCTTAAATTTAGTGTTGTATTTTTGCTATACTGTAATACTACAATAGCCTTTAGCAGAATAGAACCTTGTACTGTATGTGTAATCATATATGCCACACAGTGCAATCTTACTTTCTAATACATTCAGTTGAGTTCAATTAAATGATGCGCACTGATTTCAGTAGAAGAGATGACAATTCTTGTTGTACTCATTTAGCTATGTGAATATACTAGGAAACTGACCGATAGCTCCTACAGTGAATTATTGCACAATTTTTTGTTTAGTTGTGttatgtttttgtgtatttcagATGTCTGAGACCCTACAGGTCCAAATGCCAGCTGTTCCTCCTGGCCCATGTCAACAGCCCAGAGTAGTTGGCAAGCCCAAAGCTAGAGAGATTCAGCTTCGCTGGGGTAAGCTGGCATTGTTCATTTTCCTTTGTCCCTCCTGTGTTTTGGGGGTGTAAAGATTCTTTAGGGAATCACTCAGACAACCGTAATCTCAAAGTTCACCATGACTAGTGAGTTGTAAAGTCGCCCCCCCCCTTTCCTTCAATAAACTGAATACAcacatctttgtgtgtgtgtgtgtgtaaatatatgtgtgtaaatatatgtgtgtatgtgtgtctcagCTCCTCCACAGGTGGATGGTGGGAGTGTTGTGTGTAGTTACAGTGTGGAAGTGTTTGCCCCCCAGGCTGAGGAGGGCAAAGAGGTGTACCAGGGCCCTGAGCTCGACTGCACTGTGTGTGGTCTGCTGCCTGGCAGAACCTATGGTTTCCGCTTGAGAGCAGCCAACAAAGCTGGGGTAAGGAGTAGTTCCACACGATTAATCTAATTAGTCGTGAATCTAATCTATACTCGTTCAAATGTAGTCAAACATAgaattttgcttctttgttttccaCTAATGCTTTTTTTAGTAAATATTTTTAgatcatttgcttttttttctttcactccaaTGTTAATTTGTCAACCTTAATTTTAATAGAAGAGGACATTGAAATTTCCTGCACACTTAATCTCATATGTACTGTGTGTGGGTTTGATTCACAGTATGGACCATCCTCAGAGCGCACTGAGGTGACTACAGGACCCGGAGCCCCTGAGGCTTGTCAGCCTCCTCATATTGTCTGCAAATCTCCCTCATGTGCTGTAGTCAGCTGGGAAGTAAGCTTACCCTCTTGACTATAATAAACCTTATCATGAAAATTACATTACTGCTGAGTATTTTTTAAGAACCCATAAGCTTTATTTGTTGTGTGCAAGGAAACATCCCAGGTGTTCAGGACTAATCTCATTGATTTAGCTAGCGGTTACACAAACGTTCTGTTGAAGTTGAAAATAGTGCCTTCCTGCTTTGCTCCAGGCTCCGCCCTGTAATGGAGCAGCAGTGACTGAATACCGGCTGGAGTGGGGGGCAGCGGAGGGCAGTATGCAAGTGTGCTACACCGGATCTGGGATGAGCCATGAGCTGAAGGGTTTGCTACCTGCCACCAACTATTTCTGCAGAGTGCAAGTAAGCAGGAGACATAGAGAGCTGTGGTACATCCTGAGATTCAAATTACGACTGGTCTTGCACAACAAAAGAAATTTTAGGGCTATTTTCCATGGTACCTAATGACTAGTTAATGCTGATGTCACTGTCATTATATTTGGAAGCAATTCTAAGCTAGCCAATATTCAGACTTCAGAAGCTCAAGTTTAAgccatttttaagttttaaggcCAAATTGGTGCATAGGTTCTGAATTGTCCTTTAAGCTGTCTAAGCTGTGACTAAAACGTGACCCAGGATGTTCTTTTTAATGGCCTCATAGGAACGCAAGTCATGACTGCGTCACTGTTGGATGTTTACTGCCAGGCTCTGTATATTATTCTCTGGGGGAGTGATGACTCAGAATAGTGAACCATGGAAAAAATGctgaattatactgaaattTGTGCTGTCAGCCCCACCAGGTGGTTAGATAAGTTTacagcattcattcattcattcattcattcattcattcattcattcatttatttattgaaaatgtgtttttttttgtttgttttgctttttttattattgtttttgttaagagtttttttttcgtTATTCCTCGTCTCAGATAAATGAATCTCCCAGACCAAACTAAGTCCTAGAGACATGAAACTTGGTCAATAGGTAGTAGTCCCTCCTACTACTCATGTGCTTGACATGAGCCCAATTGGCCTAAAGGGGGCGCTATGGCACACTATAATGCATTTCGCTCTATAACTCCTTACCCAGATTTTTGACAGACAGTTTTTTCCTGATTCCTTGGGTCCAACAAAACAACTTTGTAATGTGGACCATTTAGCTCTGCCTACTTTGATTTtgagctaatttgcataatatgcaaAGCCTACTTCTGTGAACTAGTCCTACAGTTTTTATCCTATCCTCATGTTTTTGGTGTCAAAAAATTCAACATAGTCTGAACCTCAATAATTATccagcacattttaaattttgtaAACAATATGACTATCATATGCTAACTGTCATATTCTTAAGTAATTGAAAAATCTGTAGCTCGAGAATCCTTCACCCAAAAAATGTTGAACTTGACAGGCTTATTCCTAATAAGACTCTGAGGACgcctatttatatttttttttttttttttttttttttgtacgcAAAAGTCATTAGGGGGCGCTGTAAATGCTACATAGATGTTTCTCAGCATCTGTACATCCGATTAAGTTGAAACTTTGCAAGTACTATTCTATTACAAAGACTGTAAGTACATCTTTAAGGACACTTCGAAATATTGAAATTTATGGCCGCCACCGGCCATTTCAGCAGAACTTTGACAGGCTTACCATTGGCCAATCCTCATGATACTTGACAGCTGTCTCTAGCCCACCACCTTCTAACAACCTGTgaagtttcaaaatatttgaCCTCTGGGTGGCACTATTAATGAAAATCAAGTACATCTTGTACAGATTTTCATTTTTGGTCAAATAACTTTGATGACCTCATCAAAGTGATGAAAGtgcatattttttttcaattgttAATTGTTTGAAATTAGCACTTTTCAAACTAGTTAATGGAATTTGAAGCTAACTTCTCAAAAATGGTCTTGAAGTACTCTGTAGCCTCTCTAAGTAAATAATTATCCagcatgttttcagtttttttgctcATTGTGGTCTCCCTCCAGCACTTAATGTTTGCGGCCATGGCATTGCTAGCTTGAATTGCTATAGCTCATCAATGATTGCTCCGATCATCTCAAAATTGTATTGATATCTATAAATTGAGACTCTGATGTGACTTGCAAAATTTGATCCTGATTGGCCCATAGGGGGTGctttaacactgaaaaacacctaaaatccatccatccattatcttctgcttctccgggttcgggtcacgggggcagcatcctaagtaatgaggcccagacctccctttccccagccacttccactagttccccaagggggattccaaggcgctcccaggccagctgggcgatatagtcacgccagcgtatGATACTGCAAAGTTTACAGATAATTAAGAGATGTGCTTTGATTCCGTTCAGTgatctgaataactttgtaatTACATATTATGTCATAAATTGGACTCTTCTGGTATTTTGAATTTTTCTTTTATAGACTACAGCATATTATaccaaggtcaaaaggtcaatctGAATGAAAATCGGTGAACATCTTTGATGGAGGTCCCTGATCAATTTTCATAACATGTGGGAGACCTTTGGTCCAATTCTGACATACTTTCACTAAGGTCCTTTTTTCGCTTAAAGGTGCCCTTATGAGTGCATTGGGTCTCATGTCAAGCTTATCAAAGCCTTTTACATGGAGAAACAAAATACTTCGCAAAtgcaacaaagacaaaaagtttGCCATTACTCATGTATTGCTTCCAACCTTTGTATATCAGTAAATTGAAATGTAAAGATATATTAGGTTTATACCCCCCTGCTCATTGTTCATGACAAATGAAGGCCTTTTGATAAACTCAGACTTCTTTTCAGCCTCTCTGCCTTGAAGGCCCAAACTGTATTAGACCTTAATAGGCCTATTTGGCTCAAAGTGCATGAGAGCTTCTTATGCTTATGTGTTCTTGGACCTGCTCATTGTTGCTTGCAgctgtattttttgtttgtttttgttttgttttgttttttttgttgcaaaATGCAATGCAAAATGAGAATAAACTGTGTCTGGCCAAACTAATGATAAAAGTGAATGGAGGCTAGTTAGCATTATGAGAACTGGCTAACAGGTCCATATAGCTCTCATTGCAATGAGGGAAgtaatgtgaaatttaactcaAGTGCTCTTTTAACTGTTGTCACCAGTTGATTGTAAAGTATACAAAGACTGTTTTCTTTCACTCAGATAATGTCAATTATAGTTTACATGTTAATTCTCATCACATGGTCATTCATATATAGCTTCATACGTAACAGTAGTAATGCCTTAATTTCTATACTCACTTGTGACACTTTTTGTTACcttctttttaattataaaacatAGAAGTGAATGTAAAAGATAAGGGAAGTGGGTATTTGCAGGCATGTCTGTTAGCTTACGGATGTTAACATTGATTACTTACTGATTAATTACTGATTGCAATCTGGTATAGAATAAGACAGAATGTTTTGAAACTCTGTATTGTAAAATATATTGAATTCTAATACTTAACCATAGTTGCCACACAAGTCTTTGTGTCACATGAGCCCAGTCTGTGTATTCTTGTGCGTTTACTTGCTTTGTCTTACTGCAGGCGGGGAACGTAGCTGGTGTGGGGCCCTTCAGTGATGTAGTTCTGTGCCAGACACCATGCTCTGTGCCTGCGGCCGTCAGCAGTGTTCACGCTCTCCGTGAATCTGAGATGCAGGTGGAGGACAGAAGCTCTgacagagaagaggaggaggaggagggtgaGGATGAGGGTGATGGGCCCTCTCCACTGCTCTACTCCCCATCCACCTGCCTGGGGCTGCGCTGGGAGGCGCCTTGTGATCATGGAGCAGAGATTACATCTTACCTGATCGACATTGGAGAGAGACAGCCAATTCTCACTGGCCCTGTAACCAAATACATTATACAGAACCTGCAGCCTGATACCAGCTACAGGTACAGACATGAGTTACAGTGCTAGGCTTATAGTTTGTGGCTCACTTCTGATCTGATTTTCTAGAATCTGTACACTGACACTAGCAGGGGATGTAGAACATTAGCTACTTTGTTACTCTAAGCAATTTACCATCTACAAAGGCATTAGTCCTGTCCTATGTTTGAATACATTGTgcttggttgttttttttttttttttttttggtgttttattgGCCCAAGTTGAATGTACAAATTGTTTAAAACCTCTTTTTAGGATTAGGATTCAGGCTCTGAACAGCCTGGGTGCTGGTCCCTTTAGCCACACCTTTAAACTGAAGACCAAGCCCCTGCCCCCTCTGCCTCCACGCCTGGAGTGCACTGCATTCAGTCACCAGACCCTCAGGCTCAAGTGGGGTGAGGGTCCAGCCAAGAGCAC encodes:
- the fndc3a gene encoding fibronectin type-III domain-containing protein 3A isoform X3: MRATVILVQVNPGEAFTIQREDGQFQCITGPAQVPMMSPNGSVPPIYVPPGYVQQIIEENGVRRVLVLPQAEFHPGGHSPLHHPPPPPPHAHLQAFIPHPHHPIMPPPHLYSGMAGSTGDMNAQYISQYHPAHIYSEQVSSDTHPPHGRTPFVHRDERANKTYERLQKKLKERQGGQAGGGGSLVPSKDSPPLSPQKSRGTPPAGGDLQNGLGYKGVEEQCQASATVTGLGTECPGRERDVEPGELNEKTQALQEWLNNMGKPVVMDIQARGASLGWVAPVRTVADEEQKEGEEKSEDPSFSYEVSVSYSGKDGKYNTAYSGKELSATIEDLRPATDYHVRVQAMYNCLHGNPSEPVSFTTLSCEPDTPSPPRKASGTKSSLVLQWKAPCDNGSKIQNYILQWDEGKGTGVFEQCYYGPQKQYRVTKLSPATKYSFRLAAKNDMGVSEFSEPVDMMTSCSVPAPPLRPELIQAGVTWLCLQWNRPVGSPKEDDIGYVLEMEEEGSGYGFQPSYDGDEVSCTVRNLHRSTKYKFRVAAYNAEGKSNPSPMSEFTTAPDRPSCPCKPSIKGKPHPTSFRMTWDPPKDNGGSDVTEYVVELSEGLSGSSWEQVYRGSAMECVCDGLKPGWSYQARVYCLSEGGQSPMSETLQVQMPAVPPGPCQQPRVVGKPKAREIQLRWAPPQVDGGSVVCSYSVEVFAPQAEEGKEVYQGPELDCTVCGLLPGRTYGFRLRAANKAGYGPSSERTEVTTGPGAPEACQPPHIVCKSPSCAVVSWEAPPCNGAAVTEYRLEWGAAEGSMQVCYTGSGMSHELKGLLPATNYFCRVQAGNVAGVGPFSDVVLCQTPCSVPAAVSSVHALRESEMQVEDRSSDREEEEEEGEDEGDGPSPLLYSPSTCLGLRWEAPCDHGAEITSYLIDIGERQPILTGPVTKYIIQNLQPDTSYRIRIQALNSLGAGPFSHTFKLKTKPLPPLPPRLECTAFSHQTLRLKWGEGPAKSTPTDSLQYHLQMEDKNGRFVSLYKGPCHTHKVQRLNESTSYTFRIQAFNEAGEGPFSSVYTFTTPRSPPAPLKAPRVERLDESCEISWEALPPMKGDPVIYCLQCMQGNSEFKQIYKGSATVFQLANLSSSAEYRFRVCAIRQCQDAPEIIGPYSSTITLLPPRIETPASSSSMGPKTAEALRPRRSLTDEQFSFLIIALLAVTSILIAVAIQYFVIE